The following proteins come from a genomic window of Populus nigra chromosome 6, ddPopNigr1.1, whole genome shotgun sequence:
- the LOC133696079 gene encoding anaphase-promoting complex subunit 7, translated as MDVPKDQITALLDNQLYNSAQILGCFLVSSSTVSLETSPQLKAENQILLGDALFRDREFRRAIHTYKQALHYCKIIPKQSLTTSRSSLSNRSSSPNSFNISAINENEVKFKIASCHSALNETRAALVEMEGIPSKARTLQMSLLMAKLYRTSRHTRFAITCYKECLRHCPYVIEAIIALAELGVAAKDIISLFLQASNRSGRAPLDHTDSTRWVQRYVEAQCCIASNDYKGGLDLFAELLQRFPHNIHILLEIAKVQAIIGKNDEALMNFEKVRSIDPYIVTYMDEYAMLLKTKGDFSKLNKLVHDLLSIDPTRPEVFVALSVLWEKKDERGALSYAEKSTRIDERHILGYIMKGTLLLSLKRPEAAVIAFRGAQELRADLRSYQGLVHSYLAFSKIKEALHAAREAMKAMPQSAKALKLVGDVHASNSGGREKAKKFYESALRLEPGYLGAALALAELHVIEGRNGDAVSLLERYLKDWADDSLHVKLAQVFAATNMLQEAMSHYQSALRINPQNEAAKKGLERLEKQMKGVDPDAPEEYEENEIEDADGDQEETDLL; from the exons ATGGATGTGCCAAAGGATCAAATCACTGCTCTTCTCGATAACCAACTCTACAATTCCGCTCAAATTCTc GGTTGCTTTCTGGTTTCATCATCTACTGTTAGTCTCGAAACCAGCCCCCAGCTCAAAGCCGAAAATCAG attcttCTTGGAGATGCATTGTTTCGCGATAGAGAGTTTCGCAGAGCGATT cATACGTATAAGCAAGCATTGCATTACTGCAAGATAATTCCGAAACAGAGTTTGACAACTTCTAGGAGTTCATTATCGAACAGGTCTTCTTCTCCGAATTCTTTTAACATTTCAGCAATTAATGAAAATGAG GTGAAGTTCAAGATCGCATCTTGCCATTCCGCATTGAATGAAACTAGAGCCGCACTTGTTGAG ATGGAAGGAATTCCAAGCAAAGCAAGAACTTTACAAATGAGTTTATTGATGGCAAAGCTTTATAGAACTTCAAGACATACTCGCTTTGCTATCACTTGTTACAAAGAGTGCTTAAG GCATTGCCCTTATGTCATTGAGGCTATCATAGCTTTGGCGGAACTGGGAGTTGCTGCCAAGGATATCATTTCACTTTTCTTACAG GCTTCAAATAGAAGTGGGAGAGCTCCACTTGATCATACTGACTCTACTCGCTGGGTTCAA CGCTATGTTGAGGCCCAGTGTTGTATTGCTTCAAATGATTACAAAG GTGGTTTGGATCTCTTTGCAGAACTCCTGCAACGTTTTCCTCATAACATACACATATTACTTGAAATTGCAAAG GTTCAAGCCATAATTGGGAAGAATGATGAGGCCTTAATGAATTTTGAGAAG GTTCGATCAATTGATCCATACATTGTAACTTATATGGATGAGTATGCGATGCTTCTAAAGACAAAGGGTGATTTTTCAAAGCTAAACAAGTTGGTGCATGATTTGCTGAGTATTGATCCCACAAGGCCAGAAGTTTTTGTAGCTTTGTCTGTCCTGTGGGAAAAGAAAGATGAGAGAGGAGCGCTGTCTTATGCAGAGAAG AGCACCAGGATTGATGAGAGGCACATTCTGGGTTACATTATGAAG GGTACTTTGCTATTGTCACTAAAGCGGCCAGAAGCAGCTGTCATTGCTTTCAGGGGAGCTCAAGAATTGAGAGCTGATCTCCGCTCATATCAAG GTTTGGTTCATTCTTATTTGGCATTCTCCAAAATTAAAGAGGCCCTGCATGCTGCCAGGGAGGCAATGAAAGCCATGCCTCAGTCTGCGAAGGCTCTAAAATTAGTAGGGGATGTACATGCTAGTAACTCTGGTGGAAGAGAGAAG GCAAAAAAGTTCTACGAGTCAGCACTGAGGCTGGAACCTGGTTACCTTGGTGCGGCATTAGCTTTGGCTGAGCTTCATGTCATTGAGGGTCGAAATGGAGATGCTGTGTCTCTGCTAGAGCGATATCTCAAAGATTGGGCAGATGACTCTCTTCATGTCAAGTTGGCTCAAGTATTTGCTGCCACTAATATGCTGCAAGAAGCTATGTCACATTATCAGTCTGCATTAAG AATAAACCCACAGAATGAAGCTGCAAAAAAAGGGCTAGAGCGCTTGGAAAAACAGATGAAG GGGGTGGATCCGGATGCACCTGAAGAATATGAAGAAAATGAGATAGAAGATGCAGATGGGGACCAGGAAGAGACTGATCTTTTATAA
- the LOC133696078 gene encoding acyl-CoA-binding domain-containing protein 6 isoform X2 translates to MPIASTSGNAENWMVLSISGDEPTPRFNHAATVIGNKMIVVGGDSGSGLLDDVQVLKFDQFTWTTISSKLYLSPSSLPLKIPACRGHCLVSWGKKALLIGGKTDPASDRISVWAFHTETECWSIIEAKGDIPIARYGHTVVRASSVLILFGGEDAKRKKLNDLHMFDLKSFTWLPLHCTGTGPSPRTNHVAALYDDKILLIFGGTSKSRTLNDLYSLDFETMVWSRTKIRGFHPSPRAGCCGVLCGTKWYIAGGGTRKKRHSETLIFDILKVEWSVAFPSPSSSITTNKGFSLVLVQHKEKDFLVAFGGSKKEPSNQVEVMGIEKNESSMGRHSAPSEGPRHLPFEKCSSSTVLADQLGTGSSQRSVDSITRQNLVSAIEQHGSGRKSLSESLLVDPNSASGNVSCHKDFHHKEENTTAAKTAKNLDGNFVSLATELQRNHSDVSVQPNNPFGKINAEEMSCVFEMETSNSQNQGTGNLSIDNEDVLLPESDCTTGRAHASIYRLYETKIAALTRKNGVLEGQLAAAFIGQEAAEKNVSSALKSRREMEKKLVDTVREMELLKEKLACVELAQEEANSLSNIVHSDNLRLEHDVAFLKAVLDDTQKELHSTRGVLSGERARAFQLQIEVFHLKQRLQSMENRTPTPRKPFHVH, encoded by the exons ATGCCAAT TGCCTCTACATCAGGGAATGCTGAGAACTGGATGGTGTTGTCGATTTCTGGGGACGAACCTACTCCTCGTTTCAAC CATGCAGCAACCGTCATTGGGAACAAGATGATAGTGGTTGGTGGAGACTCTGGAAGTGGATTGTTAGATGATGTACAG GTGCTGAAATTTGACCAATTCACCTGGACTACAATTTCATCAAAGCTTTACTTGTCACCCAGCAGTTTGCCATTGAAGATCCCTGCATGCAGAGGCCACTGTCTG GTTTCTTGGGGGAAGAAGGCACTTCTTATTGGAGGAAAAACTGATCCTGCTAGTGACCGAATTTCTG TGTGGGCATTTCACACAGAAACAGAGTGTTGGTCAATCATTGAAGCAAAGGGAGACATTCCG ATTGCCCGCTATGGTCATACAGTGGTTCGAGCAAGctctgttttaattttatttgggggtGAAGATGctaaaaggaagaaattaaatgatCTGCACATGTTTGATCTCAAGTCTTTCACTTGGCTTCCTCTGCATTGCAC AGGAACCGGACCGTCTCCAAGAACCAACCATGTAGCAGCTCTTTATGATGATAAAATTCTACTTATATTTGGAGGAACATCCAAGTCCCGGACTCTGAATGACTTGTATTCACTTGATTTTGAAACG ATGGTATGGTCGAGAACAAAGATACGAGGCTTCCATCCATCACCTAGGGCTGGGTGCTGTGGAGTTTTATGCGGAACTAAATGGTACATAGCGGGGGGAGGAACTAGGAAAAAAC GGCACTCagaaactttgatttttgatatCTTGAAAGTGGAGTGGTCAGTGGCATTTCCATCACCCTCATCTTCTATTACTACCAACAAG GGATTTAGCCTGGTACTTGTGCAGCACAAGGAAAAGGATTTCCTTGTTGCTTTTGGTGGAAGCAAAAAGGAGCCATCAAATCAG GTTGAAGTGATGGGCATCGAGAAGAATGAATCATCAATGGGTCGGCATTCTGCTCCTAGTGAAGGCCCTAGACATTTGCCGTTTGAAAAGTGCTCATCATCTACTGTGTTGGCTGATCAACTTGGCACCGGCTCTTCTCAGCGTTCAGTTGATTCAATTACAAGACAAAATTTGGTATCTGCAATTGAACAGCATGGTTCTGGTAGGAAATCTTTGTCAGAGTCCTTGCTTGTTGATCCAAATTCTGCTTCCGGAAATGTCTCTTGTCACAAGGACTTTCACCACAAGGAAGAAAACACCACGGCTGCTAAGACAGCAAAGAACCTAGATGGAAATTTTGTATCACTG GCCACTGAACTCCAAAGAAATCATTCTGATGTATCAGTCCAGCCTAACAATCCATTTGGTAAAATTAATGCTGAGGAGATGTCTTGCGTATTTGAAATGGAAACTTCTAACTCTCAAAACCAAGGAACTGGAAACCTTTCAATTGATAATGAGGATGTACTATTACCAGAGAGTGATTGTACAACAGGAAGGGCTCATGCAAGTATATATCGATTGTATGAAACAAAAATAGCTGCTCTAACAAGAAAGAACGGAGTACTTGAAGGACAACTGGCAGCTGCATTTATAGGTCAAGAAGCAGCAGAGAAAAATGTATCCTCTGCCCTGAAGAGCAGACGGGAAATGGAGAAAAAGTTGGTAGACACAGTGAGGGAGATGGAGTTGTTGAAAGAAAAGCTGGCTTGTGTAGAGCTAGCTCAAGAAGAGGCCAACAGCTTATCAAATATTGTCCATTCAGACAATCTAAGGCTTGAGCATGATGTGGCTTTCCTGAAGGCTGTTCTGGATGATACTCAGAAG GAGTTGCATTCGACTAGGGGAGTCCTTTCTGGGGAAAGGGCAAGAGCATTCCAACTACAG ATTGAAGTTTTTCATCTCAAACAAAGATTGCAATCTATGGAAAACCGAACGCCTACACCAAGAAAGCCATTCCATGTGCACTGA
- the LOC133696078 gene encoding acyl-CoA-binding domain-containing protein 6 isoform X1 → MFGFSKRRTKLGRVKKVQLSDSTPGIRSPIRPPKRIISSNNANSEGVALTTNNSDELDYNCPSSAPLDISASTSGNAENWMVLSISGDEPTPRFNHAATVIGNKMIVVGGDSGSGLLDDVQVLKFDQFTWTTISSKLYLSPSSLPLKIPACRGHCLVSWGKKALLIGGKTDPASDRISVWAFHTETECWSIIEAKGDIPIARYGHTVVRASSVLILFGGEDAKRKKLNDLHMFDLKSFTWLPLHCTGTGPSPRTNHVAALYDDKILLIFGGTSKSRTLNDLYSLDFETMVWSRTKIRGFHPSPRAGCCGVLCGTKWYIAGGGTRKKRHSETLIFDILKVEWSVAFPSPSSSITTNKGFSLVLVQHKEKDFLVAFGGSKKEPSNQVEVMGIEKNESSMGRHSAPSEGPRHLPFEKCSSSTVLADQLGTGSSQRSVDSITRQNLVSAIEQHGSGRKSLSESLLVDPNSASGNVSCHKDFHHKEENTTAAKTAKNLDGNFVSLATELQRNHSDVSVQPNNPFGKINAEEMSCVFEMETSNSQNQGTGNLSIDNEDVLLPESDCTTGRAHASIYRLYETKIAALTRKNGVLEGQLAAAFIGQEAAEKNVSSALKSRREMEKKLVDTVREMELLKEKLACVELAQEEANSLSNIVHSDNLRLEHDVAFLKAVLDDTQKELHSTRGVLSGERARAFQLQIEVFHLKQRLQSMENRTPTPRKPFHVH, encoded by the exons ATGTTTGGTTTCTCTAAAAGACGCACAAAACTTGGCAG GGTCAAGAAGGTGCAACTCTCTGATTCTACACCAGGGATTAGAAGTCCTATTAGACCCCCAAAGCGAATTATTAGTAGTAATAATGCCAAT AGTGAAGGTGTTGCACTTACAACTAATAATTCTGACGAGCTTGATTACAATTGCCCCTCTTCTGCTCCGCTGGATATCAGTGCCTCTACATCAGGGAATGCTGAGAACTGGATGGTGTTGTCGATTTCTGGGGACGAACCTACTCCTCGTTTCAAC CATGCAGCAACCGTCATTGGGAACAAGATGATAGTGGTTGGTGGAGACTCTGGAAGTGGATTGTTAGATGATGTACAG GTGCTGAAATTTGACCAATTCACCTGGACTACAATTTCATCAAAGCTTTACTTGTCACCCAGCAGTTTGCCATTGAAGATCCCTGCATGCAGAGGCCACTGTCTG GTTTCTTGGGGGAAGAAGGCACTTCTTATTGGAGGAAAAACTGATCCTGCTAGTGACCGAATTTCTG TGTGGGCATTTCACACAGAAACAGAGTGTTGGTCAATCATTGAAGCAAAGGGAGACATTCCG ATTGCCCGCTATGGTCATACAGTGGTTCGAGCAAGctctgttttaattttatttgggggtGAAGATGctaaaaggaagaaattaaatgatCTGCACATGTTTGATCTCAAGTCTTTCACTTGGCTTCCTCTGCATTGCAC AGGAACCGGACCGTCTCCAAGAACCAACCATGTAGCAGCTCTTTATGATGATAAAATTCTACTTATATTTGGAGGAACATCCAAGTCCCGGACTCTGAATGACTTGTATTCACTTGATTTTGAAACG ATGGTATGGTCGAGAACAAAGATACGAGGCTTCCATCCATCACCTAGGGCTGGGTGCTGTGGAGTTTTATGCGGAACTAAATGGTACATAGCGGGGGGAGGAACTAGGAAAAAAC GGCACTCagaaactttgatttttgatatCTTGAAAGTGGAGTGGTCAGTGGCATTTCCATCACCCTCATCTTCTATTACTACCAACAAG GGATTTAGCCTGGTACTTGTGCAGCACAAGGAAAAGGATTTCCTTGTTGCTTTTGGTGGAAGCAAAAAGGAGCCATCAAATCAG GTTGAAGTGATGGGCATCGAGAAGAATGAATCATCAATGGGTCGGCATTCTGCTCCTAGTGAAGGCCCTAGACATTTGCCGTTTGAAAAGTGCTCATCATCTACTGTGTTGGCTGATCAACTTGGCACCGGCTCTTCTCAGCGTTCAGTTGATTCAATTACAAGACAAAATTTGGTATCTGCAATTGAACAGCATGGTTCTGGTAGGAAATCTTTGTCAGAGTCCTTGCTTGTTGATCCAAATTCTGCTTCCGGAAATGTCTCTTGTCACAAGGACTTTCACCACAAGGAAGAAAACACCACGGCTGCTAAGACAGCAAAGAACCTAGATGGAAATTTTGTATCACTG GCCACTGAACTCCAAAGAAATCATTCTGATGTATCAGTCCAGCCTAACAATCCATTTGGTAAAATTAATGCTGAGGAGATGTCTTGCGTATTTGAAATGGAAACTTCTAACTCTCAAAACCAAGGAACTGGAAACCTTTCAATTGATAATGAGGATGTACTATTACCAGAGAGTGATTGTACAACAGGAAGGGCTCATGCAAGTATATATCGATTGTATGAAACAAAAATAGCTGCTCTAACAAGAAAGAACGGAGTACTTGAAGGACAACTGGCAGCTGCATTTATAGGTCAAGAAGCAGCAGAGAAAAATGTATCCTCTGCCCTGAAGAGCAGACGGGAAATGGAGAAAAAGTTGGTAGACACAGTGAGGGAGATGGAGTTGTTGAAAGAAAAGCTGGCTTGTGTAGAGCTAGCTCAAGAAGAGGCCAACAGCTTATCAAATATTGTCCATTCAGACAATCTAAGGCTTGAGCATGATGTGGCTTTCCTGAAGGCTGTTCTGGATGATACTCAGAAG GAGTTGCATTCGACTAGGGGAGTCCTTTCTGGGGAAAGGGCAAGAGCATTCCAACTACAG ATTGAAGTTTTTCATCTCAAACAAAGATTGCAATCTATGGAAAACCGAACGCCTACACCAAGAAAGCCATTCCATGTGCACTGA
- the LOC133695716 gene encoding monothiol glutaredoxin-S2, producing MERVTKLASERPVVIFSKSTCCMCHTIKTLFCDFGVNPAVHELDEMPRGREIEQALTRAGCPTLPAVFIGGEIVGGANEVMSLHLSRSLIPMLKHAGALWV from the coding sequence ATGGAGAGGGTGACAAAGTTGGCATCGGAGAGGCCAGTGGTGATCTTTAGCAAGAGCACATGCTGTATGTGCCACACCATCAAGACTCTCTTCTGTGACTTTGGGGTGAACCCGGCAGTCCATGAGCTTGACGAGATGCCCAGAGGAAGGGAAATCGAGCAAGCACTCACAAGGGCTGGATGCCCAACGTTGCCGGCCGTGTTCATCGGCGGTGAGATTGTTGGTGGAGCCAATGAGGTGATGAGTCTTCACCTTAGTCGTTCCTTAATCCCAATGCTTAAGCATGCCGGAGCATTATGGGTTTGA